AGGGCGACGAACCCGAGCCGCTGGAACTGGTGCGCTGGCGTTTCGATGACCTGGCGGCGCTGCTGGCCCGCGATGACTTTACCGAGGCGCGCAGTATCGCCGCGCTGTTTCTGATACGTGAGAGGTTCAAGCATGAGTGATTCCGTCGATCCCCGCTCCCTGCTGGCGCAGGTCAAGGATCTGGCCCGCGAGGCCGGTGCCCGCATCCTGGAGGTCTACGACACCGATTTCGATGTCGAGTCCAAGGAGGACAACTCCCCCCTGACCGCCGCCGACATGGCCTCGCACACGGCCATCATCAACGGGCTGCGCGCGCTCACCCCGGAGATCCCGGTGCTGTCGGAGGAATCCGCCGACGTGCCCTATGACGAGCGGTGCCAGTGGGACTGGTACTGGCTGATCGATCCGCTGGACGGCACCAAGGAGTTCATCAAACGCAATGGCGAGTTCACCGTCAATATCGCCCTGATCCACGGCGGCCGGCCGGTGCTGGGCGTGGTCTATGTGCCGGTCAAGCAGTGGCTGTACACCGGCTGCGAGGGCGAGGGCGCGACCAAACAGGTGGGCGACAAGCCGGCCGAACCGATCCGGGTGAGCAAGCTGAGTGACGGGCCGGTGCGGGTGGTCGGTTCGCGCTCGCATCGCGGCGACAGCCTGGAGGCCTTTCTGCACAAGCTCGGCGAGCACGAGATCGTCAGCATGGGCAGTTCGCTCAAGCTGTGCCTGGTCGCCGAGGGCGAGGCCGACATCTACCCGCGTCTGGGCCCGACCTCGGAATGGGACACCGCCGCGGCCCAGTGCGTGGTCGAGCAGGCCGGCGGCCGGGTCACGGACCTGGAAATGCAGGAACTGCGCTACAACCAGAAGGAGTCGGTGCTCAATCCCTTCTTTCTGGTGATCGCGGACGACAGCCGGGACTGGGCGCAGTATCTGGAGTGAGGTGCGGGGTACTGGGGACCTTTGAATTTACCCCGTCATCCCCGCGCAGGCGGGGATCCAGTGGCCACGGCGGCTTATGGATTACTCGCTGCGCTCGCCCTTCGGGCCGCCCTGTGGGCGTTCAACGCGCTTCGCGCTTTTGTCCCGCCTGCGCGGGAATGACGGAGGTAGAGCGTAGGATGGGTGAAGCGCAGCGTAACCCATCGTGGTCGGCACATGATGGGTTGCGGCGCACGCGCCTCCACCCATCCTACGTGCTGAGTCTTCTGACCAGGGTGTGCAGGACCATCACCCCCACCGCCGCCCCCACCCCGTCGGCCAGCACGTCCAGTACATCCGGCTCGCGCCCGGGCACAAAACTCTGGTGCCACTCGTCGCTGATCCCGTACAGCACCGCCAGCCCCAGCGCCAGCCAGCGCGCCTGCGCGGCATAGCCGGCCGGACCCGGCCGGAACAGCGCCAGATACAGCCCGCCCAGCACCGCGTAGACGATGGCGTGGAACAGCTTGTCCTGGCCGGGGAACAGCATGGGGGCGTCGATGGCCGGCTGGTCGGAGAGCAGATACAGCACCCCCATCCAGACCAGGGCCAGCACCAGGCTGAGCAGGCGCACGGCAGGGTGGCCGGCCAGGCGGTGCAGTGAGAGCACGGATCAGGCCCGGTTGGGGCGGGCGGCCGGGTCGGCGCGCAGCTGCGGCGGCAGCAGGTCGACCAGCTTGGCGACCAGGCGCTGGGCGAACTGGGGGTCGCGCCCGTCCAGGCTGGCCTGGGTTTGCTGGCAGTCGTTGAACAGCACCGGGATGTTCCACTCGGTGATGAGATCGCAGATCTCGGCGGTGCAGTCCTCGGCGGCCTCGCTGATGTCGATCAGCAGGATGTCCACGTGATAGGGATTGAGTTCGGGGGACTGGCTGTCCTGCAGGCCGAATTCGCCCACCACCCGGATATTGTAGGGTTCGATCAGCCGCCGCAGGTGGCGGCGCAGCACGGCCGACTCGCCGACGATGGCGACCCGGAACGGCCGGGTCTGAACCAGAGCCGGGTCGATATCCGGATCGCTGTCAGACACTGTCCGGGCGGGCGGCTGTGCGGGCTCCGCCGCAGTGGTCGTGGCGGGCGGCCCTGCCGGGACCGCCGCCGGAGGAAGCGTCTGCCCGGCGACCGGCGGCGTTTCCGGCCGGGCCGGCTCCGGGACCGGCTGGTCGGTACGCGCCGCGCCCGGCGGCGGGGCCGGGAACAGGCCGCCGGCCTGCTTCTCGCGCACCACCTCGTTCATCAGGTCGGCGTCGATGCGCTCACGCTGCTCGGCGTAGCCGTAGACCAGGGCGGTGTCGCACAGCAGGTTGACCAGCCGCGGCACGCCGCCGCTGAAGCGGTGCGCGATTTCGGCGGCGGCCTCGGTGAACAATTCCGGATCGCCGCCGGCGGCCTCCAGCCGGTGGCGGATCAGATCGCGGGTCTCCTCCGCCGTCAGCGGGGTGAGGTGATAGTCCACCGTGATGCGCTGGGCGAACTGCACCAGGTCGGGCCGGCGCAGGGTGTCGCGCAGCTCCTCCTGGCCCACCAGCACCACCTGCAGCACCTGGTCCTTGTCGGCGTTGACGTTGGAGAGCATGCGCAGTTCCTCCAACGTCTCCGGGGCCATGTTCTGGGCCTCGTCGACGATCAGCACGGTGCGCCGGTTGCGGGCGTATTCCTGGATCATGAAATCGACGAAGGCCTGGTACAGCTCCACCTTGCCCTTGTCGCGGTAGTCCAGGTTGAACGCCAGCAGGATCCACTGCAGCAGTTCGCCGAAGGAGCGATGGGTGTTGGAGATCAGGCCGACCGTGATGTCCTGCTCCAGGTTGTTGAGCAGGTGACGGATCAGGGTGGTCTTGCCGGTGCCGATGCCGCCGCTGACCACGGTGAAGCCGGCCTGGTTGGCCAGGCCGTATTCCAGCATGGCCAGGGCCATGCGGTGCTTTTTGCTCAGGTAGAGAAAGCTCGGGTCCGGCAGCAGCGAGAAGGGTTTCTCGCGGAATCCGTAGTGGGCTTCGTACATAGATCAATCCGTCATTGCGAGGCGCAACCCATCATGGGTTATCCGCCATGTGATGGGTTACGGCGCTGCGCGCCTGCACCCATCCTACAACACCCGGATCGTGCGTAGGATGGGTGGAACGAAGCGCAACCCATCGCGTGTCAGCCCGCGGCGTCGCTCTTGTTCAGCACAGTACCGAGGATGTTGGTGTTCTCCAGCAGTTCGACCGCGCGCTGCGCTTCCTGCTGCTGGGTTTTGCCGTCCTCCAGCACCAGCAGGGCGGCGTCCACATAGGGCGCGAAGGCCAGGGCGTCGGCCGCGGTCAGCACCGGCGGCAGATCGAACACCACAATGCGTTCCGGATAGCGGGTCTTGAGTTCCTCCACCAGCTGGATCATGCGTGGCGAGTTGAGCAGTTCGGCCGAGTTCTGCACCGGCCGGCCGCCGGGCAGCAGCACCACATGCTCCAGGCCCTCGGGATGGACCAGCAGGTCGGCCAGATCGACCTCATCCAGCAGATATTCGCTCAGGCCCTGGGCCGCGCCGATACCCAGGTAGTCATGGATCGACGGCTGGCGCAGGTTGGCGTCGACCAGCAGGACCGTGTGGTGGATCTCCAGGGCGATGCTGGCAGCCAGGTTGATGGCGGTGACCGTCTTGCCCTCGCCGTCCGACGGGCTGGTCACGGCCAGCACGTTCCAGTCGTTCTCGCGCAGCCGCTGCAGCACCTGGGTGCGCAGGATCTTGAAGGCGTCGGCATACTCGCCGCTCGGGTAGGCGGGCAGGATACGGTGCTTTTTCATGGCGATATTCGAGGCCCTGGTCGTCCGGGTCTGGGTGTAGCTGATGTCCTTGGTCGAGGCGGCCTTGGCCACGGCCCGGCCCGGTGACGCGGGGCGGTGGGCCTGGGGTTGGCTTCCGCTCTCGCGGTCCTTGCGTGCCTTTTCCAGCGCGACCTTGATGCGCTCCATATCTCAAACCTCTTTGGCAAATCGCCGGCCCGGTGGCCGGCCCCGCATTATAACCGTGATTGTATCGGCCCGATAACAGCCAGGGGCGGATGTTCAGGCTATCGGGCAGCGGGAAGAAAAACTTTAGTAATAATAAGTGATTAATTGATAGCCACGGAAAACACGGAAAGCACGGACATACAAAAAAATGGAAAGCTGGGTTTGTCTCTATTCCGTCATTCCCGCCTTCGCGGGAATGACGGTAAGGTAATAATCGGAGTTTGATTACTCGTAGACGTTTCCGTGCTTTCCGTGTTTTCCGTGGCTATGAAATCCCTCAGCCGATGAAATCCATCCCGGTCATGTCGCCGGCCTTGCGCAGGATGCGGAACCAGAGCACATCCAGCGGTGACATGAAGAAGTGCACTGCGAGGACGGCGATCAGCACAGCGACTGCGGTCCCGCCCAGCACCTTCCACTTGCGGCTGCGGCGTTTGCGCGTCTCGCCCTCGGTGCGCTGGTAGGGGATGGCGGCCAGCGGCATCACTTGCAGGGTGTTGGCCACGCCCTTGGCGCCGCGGATGGCATGGTCCAGGCTCTCGGCGACGGCGGCAAGACCGAAGCCCGAGCCCAGCGCCAGCACGAAGCTGAGGAAGATGATGGCCGGGCGGTTCGGGGAGACCGGCTCCTCCGGCAATGCGGCCGGGTCGATCAGGGTGAAACGCTCGCCCTTGGACTCGGATTCCAGCTGCTGGGCGATCTGGGCCTGCATCTCCTTGGCGGTGATCTCCTGGTACTTGGCCACCGTGTTCTGCAGTTCACGCTGCATGGAGCGATATTCGCGCTCCACCTCGGGCGCGGCGGCCAGGCGCTGCTCGTATTTCTTCAGGTCGGCCTGGAGTTGAGCCTTTCGGGCCTCCTGGGCACGGATGTCGTTGAGGGTGGATTCCAGCTGCGACTGCAGGGTGACATAGGCCGGATTGTCCGGGGCCCGCTGGGCGGGCGGGGTTTCCGGGGTCTGCGCAATCTGCGCATTGAGTTCGTCCACCGTCTTCTGCAGCTTGACCACGTCCGGGTGCTCGGGGGCGTATTTCTCCCGCAGAGACGCGAGCTCGGTCTGCAGCCGGTCGCGCTCCTCCAGCAGGGAGGCGCGGTCCGGGCCCAGGCCGGTTTCCTGTTCCAGGCTCTCGATCTCGCGCTGCAGGCGCCGCACGTCCGGGTGGTCGGGTGAGTAGCGCGCGCTCAGGGCGAAGTACTGGGTGCGCAGGGCCTTGAGCCGGGCGGCGGGATTCATCTCCACGTTCTGGCCGTGCGGCTCGATCTGGCCCAGCTGGCCCTCCAGATAGAACTTGCGATCCTCCAGGGCGTTGATCTGGTTGTCGACATCGTCGAGCTGACGCTCGGTGCGGTCCATCAGCTGGGTGGTCAGCTGCGCCTGCTCGGGCAGTGAATGCAGGTGCTGTTCCTTGAAGGTGGAGAGTTCGGATTCCAGGCTGCCGATCCGGCGCTTGAGCCGGTTGGCCTCGCCGCTGAGGAAGGCCAGCGACTGGGCGGCCTGGCTGGTGCGCTCCTTGAGGTTCTCGTTCAGATACAGATTGGTCAACTCGCTGGCGACCTTCTGCACCTGGGTCGGGTTCTCACCCTTGAACGAGAGTTCGAAGGCGATGGTGGCCGGCATGGGGCGGCCGCTGCGGGGGTCGATGACCTCGGCGCTGATCATCTGTACGCCGATGTCCTCGCGCATGGAAGCCAGGACCTCCTCGGTGGTCTGACGTTCGAGTTCATCCCGGTAGAGACCGTACTTCTCGATCAACTGCATCAGGTTGGCGCGGGTCATGACGCGCTGGCTGATCACCTGGATACGCTGGGCGGCGTAGCTGGTCACTGTGGACTGGACCAGTTCGCGCGGCACCTCCTGCTCCTCGATCAGGATGGTGGCGGAGGACTCATAGGTCGGTGGCCAGACCAGGGCGATGATCACGCCCAGGGTGAAGATCACCAGGAAGGTCGCCGCAATGGCGCTGCGGCGGCGCTTGAAGGCGCTGAGATAATCGCTGAGGTCTTTGGTGTTCTCGGTCATATTCTTGGATTTCAATTAATTATCTTGATGCTGTGTAAGGAGGCCAATCATAGGTAAGCGACAAAGATACTACATTTCCGGCGGCAGAATCTAACGCCCCCTCCCTTTCCTGCTTCATATATCGGTACTGGGCCGCAAATCTCCAGTCCCGGGCCAGTTTCCATTCCAGGGATGGGGCGACGCGAAAATAGGTGCGATCGACCTGGGTGTTGGAGTCATCCGTATTCTGGGTCTGGTACCAGCTTGCGTGGAACCGGCCCGTAAGCGTTTCGCTGAACCGGTGGCTGAGGCTGACGCCAACCTTGTCGGTCACGATCAGCCCGGAGATGGCGCTGGGCGAGACGGTGCGGGATATGTCGATGCCAATCTCACCGCGTTCCAGTTGATAAGTGGTGTTTAATGATGCGAGTGCGCCGGTACTGTCCCCTGTCGTGGGTTCGGTTACCACGATGAAGTTCGTCGGGGTGAAGGTGTCAACATCAATGCAGGGTGCGCCAAGGACAGGGATGAGTTCAAACGGCACCAGGGTTGTGCCGGCGGGGCATTCGAGACTGCCCCGCTGCACTTCTGTCTCTGTCTGGCGAACGCCTGCTGAGGCAGAGAATTTCAGGCGTTGCGTGTAATCGTGTTCCAGGCCCAGCGTAAGCTGGGTGTTTTCAGATTTAACCAGTCCGTCATCGCGTTCATAACGTGTCGCACCAAGGCCCAGTGTCCACATGGTGGCCGGGCTTGATCGATACGCAACAGAAAAGGTCGCACTGCCAGTATCATAGTCGCTAATACCAGTGTTTGGGGATTCGTCGTAATCGACAGTGGTATATCCGATGGCCGCGTTCAGCGCCGTTGTCTCGCTCCATGCATAACTCCATCCCGGGTTTACGCTGATCCGGTTCCTTTCGGCGCGATCATAGATAATACCGGTCTCTTCCAGTTCGCTCTCCAGAGTGGTGTCTTTTATCTGACTGAAACTCAGGTTAATCTGCTGGCGTTCAGTAAGACCGTAATAACCGTTCAGGTTGATCCAGCTGCTGTTGGTGTTCAGTTCGTCTTCTGTAAATCGGCGTGGCTCATAGGCCAGATACCCCTGCAGATTGCTACGCGCAGTACGACGGCCAAGACTGATATTGGGCTTAATGGCATATTCGGTGGCGGAAAGCTCGTCACGTGAACGCATCTGCAGATTGTCATTGTATTCCACCCTGCCGCTGATGCTTGGCTCCAGATACCATTCGGCCGCATTGAGCGATGGTGAATGAATGAAATACAGGCCGATAATTGCTGCGATGCCGGATTTTGCGAAGGCGCAAGTGTTTGCGGCGTGCATTTCATCCTCCTGGCGGAAATGTTGGGTGAGCATCGTTCTTTTTGGTGGTGGAACAGGGTTCGGCTTGCGATTGCAGGACGTTGCCTGCTGATAATTGTTATTAAAGATGTTCAGGCTTATTTAATAATTATAGTGTTAAGTGTCCGCACCCAAGGCGGATATCATCTGTGTCGATGAGTTGCTTCCATCAGGGTACGACGACAACGTCGCCGGGTTGGAGGATGATGTTCTGCTCCAGGTTTTGTCCCTTTTCGATGTCGCCATATTCAAAGGGTATTGAGCGCAGCTCGCCGGCTTCGCGTCTGAGGATGCGTATCTTGTTTGCGGCCGCGTAGGTTCCCATGCCGCCGGCCATGGATAATGCCTGTACCACATCCACGTTTCGAGTTGCCGGGAATACCCCGGGGCGATTCACCTTGCCGATCACATATACGATGTTGCCCTGGAGTTGGCTGATGTCCACGCTCACCACCGGATCCGGTATGTATTTCTCGAGCCGTGATTCGATTGTCTCGCGCAGCGTATTAACCGGCGTGTTTGCGGCCTTGATTTCCCCGACCAGAGGGAAGCTGATCATGCCGTCGGGGCGGACGACAAGCTCGCGCTGAAGTCCTTCTTCTTTCCAGACGGAGATATTCAGGATGTCGCCGGGTTGGATCTGGTAAGCCTGTTCCGGCAACTCGCTGGCCGATGCATGAAGACTGGTGGATAACAGAAGCAGCGCGATTAAGATTTGGAATGTTCGCATCGAGGTTGGATCCTGACGTTGGGGTATATGCCTAATTCTTCACATTCCCGTTGTTTTTTGCAAGCCGGAAAAAAACGCGGCCCGAAGGCCGCGTTAGTGACTGCGTGTCGTGCAGCTCCTCAGGAACGACGCCTGCGGCGGACCAGTCCGAGGGAGCCAAGCAGCAATCCAACCAGGGCCCAGTCAAGCGGACGCTGGCTGGTCGTTGCCAGTGAGCAGCCGCCACCGCCAAGGCCGCCATCAGTGGTTTTGGCCTCGGGGGAACTGGGCCCGCTTGTCACGCCCACACCGCCCGGATCGGCGATCACGCCGTCCCTGTCGTCATCGTCATTGGGGCCGCCATCAGTGATGGTCAGCTGCACGCATTGATCGTCAGCGCGGAGCATGTTGGCCATGATACTTGATGACTCGCTGCTGTAATCACCGGAGCCGGGCTCTGGGCAGCTGCCGTCGGCGTTGAGAGCGGCCGTTGTAACGCTGTCTGTCCCATCCTCGACAAAGGTGCTCCAGGAGTCGGTGTCGGGATCGTATTTGCGGTACAGCGAATACCAGGGAATAGGCTCGCTCAGCGGCAGCACAACGTAGATGGTTTCGCCGGTAGCGCGCCCGGTGACCTCGAAGTCGAAGCACCCGCCGATGCAGGATCGCTCCACGCTGTCGTCAGTGGATGCGCCGAATGTATCCATCAGCTCGCTTTCCGTGATGGTGATTCCGCCCAGAGCGGTGCCGACCGTTCCCGGGTTCACTGGCAAGGGCGAGGTGTTGTCGACGGGGTTGTTGACGGCGGGGATCGTGGTGGTGAAGCCGCCCGTGGTGATCGGCTGCTCGCCGTCAATGGTGCTCAGGTCGAACGCGGCATTCATGCCCTTGAAGGGGCCATCTACCATCTTGGTGCCGATGATGCCGTCCCCGTCCGGGTCGGTGCTGACCAGTTCCGCGCCGGCGCAGCCGAAATCCCAGACCACGACCACATCGATGCTCTTGTTGACCGACCAGTCGAACAGCATGTGGGCGCCGAGCTGGTTCGGGCCTACCGTCATGCTCAGAGGCTGCGGTGCAGTGCAGCTGGTTGAGCCATCATTGAGGCAGGTCTCGAAGGTGTAGGTGCCGGGCTGGTCGAACAGCCTGATGCCGCTGGTGCTCCATAGACTGCCGAAGAAGGGCTTGCCGGACTCCAGTTCTGCGCCGGAATCGGTGCAGGAAGTGTCGGCGCATGTGACCGAGCCGTTGATATGGCCTGTCACCTCTTCGTCCACGGTGCCGACCAGGCTGTTAGTGGAGTCACGCATGATGAAGGTGCCCTCCAGCTGCCGGACGAGGTCCGCAGTCAGGAAGGTCGCGTCCACCTCACAGGGCTGGCCGATGATGCCGGTCGGAAGATCGAGCGTAACAGTCTGTTCGTAGGTGAAGGAATTGCCGGTTGCATCCGTAACGCGCCAGTAGACTGTGTTCGCGCCGGCGGCAAAGTCGCTGGAGCTTTCGTCGGCAGCGGCAGTGTCCGCGGTCCAGTTCAGATTGTCCAGGGACCATTCAACGACCGGATCGGGATCGGTGGCGTCGTCAGCCACGATGCTGCCGGCAGTACTGCCCGGGCCTTCGAAGGTCACGGTCTCTGCGGTGCTGCTGACGGATACCGTAATGTCCGAAGGGACGCTCGAGAAGGTCGGGGCGGTCGTGTCAGTAATGGTGATGGTCACCGTCTGGCTGCCCAGCGTGCCGTCAACAGCCGGGTCGGTGAGCCAGGCGCGCCAGTCGACCGTAAAGCTGTTGACCGTCTCGGTGAGATCGAAGTCGACATTGTTGACGCCGCCGCTGTCAGCTTCCCAACTGCCGGTGTTGGGGTTATAGAACTCAACGGTACCGCCGGACTCGTCCGTCACGGTGCCGATGTCAACAGTGACGGTGGTCGGTGTGGCGGTTTCCGCGACCGTGGTATCGGGATCGGCCGGAACAGTGAACGTCGGCCCGCTGCCGTCGCTCACCAGTTCCAGGCTGGTGAGGTCGAAGTTGGCGTTGAAGTTCTGGAACGGGCCGTCCGCCATGGGATTACCGCCGATACCATAGTAGGTGAAGAAGGTATCGCCGTTATCGTCGTGGGTGCCTGGGGTGGCGCCGGTATTTGCACTGAAATCGTTGTTGTTGGCGGCGGTATCGGTCACCAGGGGCAGGGCGCCGCTGGGGTTTATGCCCATGCAGCCGCCGCCCGTGTTGCTGGTGAAGTCGCCGTCTGCGCCTATGGCGCACCCGGCCGCAAGCGAGGTGTTCCAGGCGGTGGTGGCAACCGGTGTGGCGCCAAGGCTGAGGTAACCGTAGGTGGCGCCGGTATAGGTACCATCGGAATCGGGGGTGGCGCCGCTGCCGGTGAGGACGTCCCCAACGGTCGGGGTGCCGCCCAGATAGGTCAGCAGGCCGCTGGCGTCCCAGACGATGGAGACCGGAATGCCATCATTGCCGTTCCAGTCGAACAGCATATTGCCGAGCAGCAGGGTGCCTGGCCCGGCCTGTCCGTCAGTGTCGGTAAAAGTCACCCCGGAAGCGACGGCCGGCA
This sequence is a window from Thiohalobacter thiocyanaticus. Protein-coding genes within it:
- the cysQ gene encoding 3'(2'),5'-bisphosphate nucleotidase CysQ translates to MSDSVDPRSLLAQVKDLAREAGARILEVYDTDFDVESKEDNSPLTAADMASHTAIINGLRALTPEIPVLSEESADVPYDERCQWDWYWLIDPLDGTKEFIKRNGEFTVNIALIHGGRPVLGVVYVPVKQWLYTGCEGEGATKQVGDKPAEPIRVSKLSDGPVRVVGSRSHRGDSLEAFLHKLGEHEIVSMGSSLKLCLVAEGEADIYPRLGPTSEWDTAAAQCVVEQAGGRVTDLEMQELRYNQKESVLNPFFLVIADDSRDWAQYLE
- a CDS encoding VanZ family protein, whose product is MLSLHRLAGHPAVRLLSLVLALVWMGVLYLLSDQPAIDAPMLFPGQDKLFHAIVYAVLGGLYLALFRPGPAGYAAQARWLALGLAVLYGISDEWHQSFVPGREPDVLDVLADGVGAAVGVMVLHTLVRRLST
- a CDS encoding ExeA family protein, with product MYEAHYGFREKPFSLLPDPSFLYLSKKHRMALAMLEYGLANQAGFTVVSGGIGTGKTTLIRHLLNNLEQDITVGLISNTHRSFGELLQWILLAFNLDYRDKGKVELYQAFVDFMIQEYARNRRTVLIVDEAQNMAPETLEELRMLSNVNADKDQVLQVVLVGQEELRDTLRRPDLVQFAQRITVDYHLTPLTAEETRDLIRHRLEAAGGDPELFTEAAAEIAHRFSGGVPRLVNLLCDTALVYGYAEQRERIDADLMNEVVREKQAGGLFPAPPPGAARTDQPVPEPARPETPPVAGQTLPPAAVPAGPPATTTAAEPAQPPARTVSDSDPDIDPALVQTRPFRVAIVGESAVLRRHLRRLIEPYNIRVVGEFGLQDSQSPELNPYHVDILLIDISEAAEDCTAEICDLITEWNIPVLFNDCQQTQASLDGRDPQFAQRLVAKLVDLLPPQLRADPAARPNRA
- a CDS encoding CpsD/CapB family tyrosine-protein kinase: MERIKVALEKARKDRESGSQPQAHRPASPGRAVAKAASTKDISYTQTRTTRASNIAMKKHRILPAYPSGEYADAFKILRTQVLQRLRENDWNVLAVTSPSDGEGKTVTAINLAASIALEIHHTVLLVDANLRQPSIHDYLGIGAAQGLSEYLLDEVDLADLLVHPEGLEHVVLLPGGRPVQNSAELLNSPRMIQLVEELKTRYPERIVVFDLPPVLTAADALAFAPYVDAALLVLEDGKTQQQEAQRAVELLENTNILGTVLNKSDAAG
- a CDS encoding GumC family protein — encoded protein: MKSKNMTENTKDLSDYLSAFKRRRSAIAATFLVIFTLGVIIALVWPPTYESSATILIEEQEVPRELVQSTVTSYAAQRIQVISQRVMTRANLMQLIEKYGLYRDELERQTTEEVLASMREDIGVQMISAEVIDPRSGRPMPATIAFELSFKGENPTQVQKVASELTNLYLNENLKERTSQAAQSLAFLSGEANRLKRRIGSLESELSTFKEQHLHSLPEQAQLTTQLMDRTERQLDDVDNQINALEDRKFYLEGQLGQIEPHGQNVEMNPAARLKALRTQYFALSARYSPDHPDVRRLQREIESLEQETGLGPDRASLLEERDRLQTELASLREKYAPEHPDVVKLQKTVDELNAQIAQTPETPPAQRAPDNPAYVTLQSQLESTLNDIRAQEARKAQLQADLKKYEQRLAAAPEVEREYRSMQRELQNTVAKYQEITAKEMQAQIAQQLESESKGERFTLIDPAALPEEPVSPNRPAIIFLSFVLALGSGFGLAAVAESLDHAIRGAKGVANTLQVMPLAAIPYQRTEGETRKRRSRKWKVLGGTAVAVLIAVLAVHFFMSPLDVLWFRILRKAGDMTGMDFIG
- a CDS encoding outer membrane beta-barrel protein, which encodes MHAANTCAFAKSGIAAIIGLYFIHSPSLNAAEWYLEPSISGRVEYNDNLQMRSRDELSATEYAIKPNISLGRRTARSNLQGYLAYEPRRFTEDELNTNSSWINLNGYYGLTERQQINLSFSQIKDTTLESELEETGIIYDRAERNRISVNPGWSYAWSETTALNAAIGYTTVDYDESPNTGISDYDTGSATFSVAYRSSPATMWTLGLGATRYERDDGLVKSENTQLTLGLEHDYTQRLKFSASAGVRQTETEVQRGSLECPAGTTLVPFELIPVLGAPCIDVDTFTPTNFIVVTEPTTGDSTGALASLNTTYQLERGEIGIDISRTVSPSAISGLIVTDKVGVSLSHRFSETLTGRFHASWYQTQNTDDSNTQVDRTYFRVAPSLEWKLARDWRFAAQYRYMKQEREGALDSAAGNVVSLSLTYDWPPYTASR
- a CDS encoding polysaccharide biosynthesis/export family protein, with translation MRTFQILIALLLLSTSLHASASELPEQAYQIQPGDILNISVWKEEGLQRELVVRPDGMISFPLVGEIKAANTPVNTLRETIESRLEKYIPDPVVSVDISQLQGNIVYVIGKVNRPGVFPATRNVDVVQALSMAGGMGTYAAANKIRILRREAGELRSIPFEYGDIEKGQNLEQNIILQPGDVVVVP